ACTACTGCATCTGCTCCTTTGCGAGTTGCACCTTGCGGGAATCCTTCGTTCTGAATCCATTCAAGGTCGGAGGTGCAGATACCTAGGAAAGCATGATAATCTTTATCGCGGAAAGCCCTATACAATTCCTGGATGACCTCAAGATTCGTCATGTGCTAACCATCATGAACAATATTCCGCACTGCCTAACTATTAATTATATTGCTCAACGCCTTATCCGTTAATTAAAGTCTCTAATTCTTCTTTCACTGACAAAGGTTGATACCCCAACGCAAAAGCTTGAGAACTATCCAAAGAAACATCACTCGGTCTAGCTGCTGCCATTTTCACATCTTCTTGTCGGCAAGCTTGCAAGTTTGTAGAAGGCAGTTGAAATACTTCTACTAATAACTTACCAAAATCAAAACGCGAAATTCGCTCTTTACCACCCAAGTGAATTACACCGTTGACTTTTTCTAACGCTAATAAAAGTCCTTTTGCCGCAGTTTTTCCACTTACTGGGGTGCGAAATTCATCTATAAATAACTTTAGTTCTTTTCCCTCTTTCAAAGTTTGCATAAATGGCTGCATAAAGCTTGTAGCTGTGGGTGTAGCCATCCCAAACATTAACGGCATTCTACACACTGCTGTCATCGGATATCGTTTCAGCATAGCAGCTTCTGCCATGACTTTTTGCTCGCCGTAAAGATTCACCGGACATACTGCGTCTGTTTCACTATAAGGTGCATTTAAACCATCAAAAACTAAGTCAGTTGATGTAAAAACGCACTTGATATTATAATCCGCACAAAGTCCAGCTATATTACTGGATGCTTCTACATTAATGGCATGTGATTCTTCAGGGTGGGTTTGACAAAAGTTTGGCTGAGATTGTGCGGCAGTATGAATAACTGCTGCCGGCTGAATTTCATGAAATATTTGTTTAATTTCTGGAAAATTTGTTAAGTTAACTTTCAGCATGTTTATACCGATAATGTTGAGACAATGAGATAAATACGTTCCATATACTTCCCATTCTCGTGCTAACTGGCAAATATTCCATCCTAAAAAGCCGCTAGCTCCAGTAATTAACAGTTTTTTCATATTTTTGCAGAAAACGCGGTAGTCTTAGCAAGAAATATTAAAATTTTACATCTTCATAAATTTCGGCGATCGCCATTTCCAAACCGACTGATGATAATTTCATTATATCTGTGCTAAAAAATTGCTCCAAAAACCAAGTTTGATGATTATATTTACGATAAATATCAACTTGTTTTTCTGATTCCGAAATTAACACATACTCTTGTAAACTTTTTATTTGCTGATAATTCATCAGCTTTTCGTTGCGGTGTATGCGTTCTGTTTCTGGGGAAATAAT
Above is a genomic segment from Tolypothrix sp. NIES-4075 containing:
- a CDS encoding SDR family oxidoreductase, coding for MKKLLITGASGFLGWNICQLAREWEVYGTYLSHCLNIIGINMLKVNLTNFPEIKQIFHEIQPAAVIHTAAQSQPNFCQTHPEESHAINVEASSNIAGLCADYNIKCVFTSTDLVFDGLNAPYSETDAVCPVNLYGEQKVMAEAAMLKRYPMTAVCRMPLMFGMATPTATSFMQPFMQTLKEGKELKLFIDEFRTPVSGKTAAKGLLLALEKVNGVIHLGGKERISRFDFGKLLVEVFQLPSTNLQACRQEDVKMAAARPSDVSLDSSQAFALGYQPLSVKEELETLING